The Kocuria flava nucleotide sequence TCACCTCCGCGACCGTGACCATCCCGGTCAAGGCCGGCGCCGAGGGGCGCCTCTTCGGCACCGTGCGTGCCGAGGACGTCGCCGACGCGGTCGAGGCCGCCGGTCTCGGCTCGGTCGACAAGCGCAAGGTCGAGCTGAACCAGCACATCAAGACCACCGGTGTGTACCAGGCCTCCGTGCGCCTGCACGAGGACGTCAACGCGAACGTCGAGTTCGAGGTCGTCC carries:
- the rplI gene encoding 50S ribosomal protein L9, with the translated sequence MAKIILTTEVTGLGAAGDVVEVKNGYARNYLFPRGFATPWTRGGEKQIESIKAARAAREVASLEDAQALAHKLTSATVTIPVKAGAEGRLFGTVRAEDVADAVEAAGLGSVDKRKVELNQHIKTTGVYQASVRLHEDVNANVEFEVVPA